From a single Pseudomonas triticicola genomic region:
- a CDS encoding manganese catalase family protein: protein MFLHNKRLQYTVRVAEPNPGLANLLLEQFGGAQGELAAASRYFTQALAEDDPGRKDLLMDIATEELSHLEIIGSIIVMLNKGAKGRMAEGVEQEGELYRSLNGNGNDSHITSLLYGAGSPLTNSAGVPWTAAYVDTIGEPTADMRSNIAAEARAKIVYERLMNVTDDPGVKEALGFLMTREIAHQLSFEKALHSIQPNFPQGKLPGMPEFTNVYFNMSQGTESMRGPWNQGDDWEFVETPTPAVDGGDGLATVQLDSADEALLENMKMRTMSDPNSEPVTGADLGAGAQAKPGL, encoded by the coding sequence ATGTTTCTACATAACAAGCGACTTCAATACACCGTTCGTGTCGCCGAGCCCAATCCGGGGCTGGCCAATCTGTTGCTTGAGCAGTTTGGCGGCGCGCAAGGTGAACTGGCGGCGGCTTCGCGCTATTTCACTCAAGCCCTGGCCGAGGACGATCCGGGACGCAAAGACCTGCTGATGGATATCGCCACTGAAGAACTCAGCCACCTGGAAATCATTGGCTCGATCATCGTCATGCTCAACAAGGGCGCGAAAGGCCGGATGGCCGAAGGTGTCGAGCAGGAGGGCGAGTTGTATCGCTCGCTCAATGGCAACGGCAATGACTCGCACATCACCAGCCTGCTCTACGGTGCCGGTTCGCCGCTGACCAACTCTGCCGGTGTGCCCTGGACGGCGGCGTACGTCGATACCATCGGTGAGCCGACCGCCGACATGCGCTCCAACATTGCTGCTGAAGCACGGGCGAAGATCGTCTATGAGCGCTTGATGAACGTGACCGATGACCCCGGCGTGAAAGAGGCGCTGGGCTTTCTGATGACCCGTGAGATCGCCCACCAGTTGTCATTCGAAAAAGCCCTGCATTCGATTCAGCCAAACTTCCCGCAAGGCAAGCTGCCCGGCATGCCTGAGTTCACCAACGTCTACTTCAACATGTCGCAAGGCACCGAAAGCATGCGCGGCCCGTGGAATCAGGGCGACGATTGGGAGTTCGTCGAAACCCCGACGCCAGCGGTCGACGGCGGCGATGGCCTGGCCACCGTGCAACTGGACAGCGCCGACGAAGCGCTGCTGGAAAACATGAAAATGCGCACCATGTCCGACCCCAACAGCGAGCCGGTCACCGGTGCGGATCTGGGCGCCGGCGCGCAGGCCAAGCCTGGTTTGTAA
- a CDS encoding ribonuclease Z, with protein MDLLFLGTSAGVPTRQRNVSATALIASAGKGWYLIDCGEGTQHQVLRTPLSLSELRAIFITHVHADHCLGLPGLLASTGMSGRTRPLDIILPAALHPWLRMSLEVTQSHLPFEINLHAVETLTEWRNFNVLVQTVELSHRVPCHGYVFTESDPEPRLDVQRLDAEGIERGPLWGQLAHGQDVEVDGRMLHARDYLLSARPDRRIIVCGDNDRPALLAEVAQSADVLVHEATFVQAAIDRARASYGHSSAAAVAGFAESAGVRNLVLTHFSARYQANPALSPSIEDVRSEAAALYNGQLILARDLQRYHLDRLGHLQPVAIERKPLEVAP; from the coding sequence GTGGATTTGTTGTTTCTAGGCACGTCTGCCGGCGTGCCGACCCGCCAGCGCAACGTCAGCGCAACAGCATTGATCGCCTCTGCCGGCAAGGGCTGGTACCTGATCGATTGCGGTGAAGGCACCCAGCATCAGGTGCTGCGCACGCCGCTGTCATTGAGTGAATTGCGGGCGATTTTCATCACTCATGTGCACGCCGATCACTGCCTGGGCTTGCCGGGTCTGCTGGCGAGCACCGGCATGTCCGGACGCACGCGGCCGCTGGACATTATTCTGCCGGCGGCGCTGCATCCGTGGCTGAGAATGAGCCTGGAAGTGACGCAATCGCATCTGCCCTTCGAGATCAACCTGCACGCTGTGGAAACGCTTACCGAATGGCGCAACTTCAACGTTCTGGTGCAGACCGTCGAGTTGTCGCACCGCGTGCCGTGTCACGGTTATGTATTTACCGAGTCCGATCCGGAACCGCGTCTCGACGTGCAGCGACTCGACGCTGAAGGCATCGAACGCGGCCCGCTCTGGGGTCAGTTGGCCCATGGTCAGGACGTGGAGGTTGACGGGCGGATGCTGCACGCTCGCGACTATCTGCTGAGCGCGCGACCTGATCGGCGCATCATCGTCTGCGGCGACAACGATCGGCCGGCACTGCTGGCAGAAGTGGCGCAATCGGCGGATGTGCTGGTGCATGAAGCGACATTCGTGCAGGCAGCAATCGACCGCGCTCGTGCCAGTTACGGCCACAGCAGCGCCGCCGCTGTCGCCGGTTTCGCCGAATCCGCTGGGGTGCGCAATCTGGTGCTGACGCACTTCAGCGCACGCTATCAGGCCAACCCGGCGCTGAGTCCGTCGATCGAAGATGTGCGCAGTGAAGCGGCGGCGCTGTATAACGGCCAACTGATTCTCGCGCGGGATCTGCAGCGCTATCACCTCGACCGCTTGGGTCATTTGCAGCCTGTGGCAATCGAGCGCAAACCTCTGGAAGTCGCGCCTTAG
- a CDS encoding ferritin-like domain-containing protein, which translates to MATPQENLLDWLRDAHAMEQQAEQMLKAQSKRLEHYPQLKARIDQHIEETLGQQKLIDECLQRLGGESSTMKDLGGKLMAFGQAVGGSLMSDEVIKGAMAGYVFENMEVASYTVLIAAAKAAGDTQTQKACEQILPQEVAMAEWLLKHLPQLTDAFLERSADPDKEAKK; encoded by the coding sequence ATGGCTACTCCACAGGAAAACCTGCTCGACTGGCTGCGTGATGCCCATGCCATGGAGCAACAGGCCGAGCAAATGCTCAAGGCACAATCCAAGCGTCTGGAACATTACCCGCAGCTCAAGGCGCGCATCGATCAGCACATCGAAGAAACCCTCGGCCAGCAGAAACTCATCGACGAATGCCTGCAACGTCTGGGCGGTGAATCCTCGACGATGAAAGACCTGGGCGGCAAATTGATGGCGTTCGGTCAGGCTGTTGGCGGCTCCTTGATGAGCGATGAAGTGATCAAGGGCGCCATGGCCGGCTACGTTTTCGAGAACATGGAGGTCGCCAGCTATACCGTGCTGATCGCAGCGGCGAAAGCGGCGGGGGACACGCAGACGCAGAAGGCCTGCGAACAGATTCTGCCGCAGGAAGTGGCCATGGCTGAATGGCTGCTCAAGCATTTGCCGCAACTGACCGACGCGTTTCTCGAACGCTCGGCGGATCCGGACAAAGAAGCCAAGAAGTAA